One Gordonia pseudamarae genomic window, CGGGAGAACAAGCAGGTCGTCAAAGCCGTCGTTCTGCTGGCCACCGGAGTCAATGGTGACGGGCACCGTGAAGTGCTTGGCATGCAGGTCGCCACCAGCGAAACCAAGGCGTCGTGGAACACCTTCTTCGCTGACCTGGTCGCCCGCGGCCTGGGTGGGGTCCGCCTGGTGACTTCTGATGCCCATGCCGGGTTGGTCGAGGCGATCGCGGCGAACCTGCCCGGAGCTGCCTGGCAACGCTGCCGCACCCATTACGCGGCGAATCTGATGGCGGTGTGTCCGAAGTCGATGTGGCCAGCGGTCAAAGCGATGCTCCACAGCGTCTATGACCAGCCCACGGCAGGGGCGGTGAACGCCCAGTTCGACCGGCTGCTCGAATACACCGAAGACCGCCTACCCGAAGTGGCCGAACACCTCGGTGACGCCCGCGAAGATCTCCTGGCATTCGCCGCGTTTCCTGATGACGTGTGGTGCCAGATCTGGTCCAACAACCCCACAGAACGACTCAACCGCGAGATCCGGCGCCGCACCGACGTCGTAGGCATCTTCCCGAACCACGATGCCATCGTCCGTCTCATTGGCGCCGTGCTGGCCGAGCAGACCGACGAATGGGCCGAAGGCCGCCGCTACCTCGGCCTCGAAGTGCTCAGCCGCTGTCGGCTGACCGTCACCGACACCGACCACACGCCGGAGGTGAACACCGACCCGCTGATCCAACTACCTGCCTGACCACCTACGAAGGACCACAATCAGCTACACCACTACGCGGGACTTGACCGGCAACTGGCGCCGTTTTTGGCACCCGAAAGCTCGCCCGACAGACACTTCCTGCCCAAGGAGAAGGTTGCTGCCGATTGGCTGCGCGACACCGGCAATCACCGGATCATCTCGGTAGAGCGCGACAACGACATCCGTCGCCCTGATTCAATTCTCCACGACGGTGTGGGATGGATTCCTGCGGAGATCAAGACGCTCGACTCGGCGAGTCAAGCAGCGATGGCGCGGAACCTAGCCTGGGCCTTTCACGGTAATTCCGTGTCGTTAACAAAGAATGGTGCCCTGACCTGGGATGATTGAACTTGCGAAGGTTCCAAACAGACCAGATCGAGGAGCACCATTCAGGTGAGTAAGTCTACGTCGCCGTACCCGTCAGTGTCGGTAGATGGTTCAGGAACCGGTGTCGTGTCGCATGCGGGGGCTGTGGTGTTGCTGCGTACGGCGCACAAAACTGGTCTGACCAGCACACTGTCACAGGCATTGGCGCCGTGGCGTGCGCCGATGGCAACCCATGATCCGGGCAAGATCATCGCTGATCTGGCCGTGGCGGTCGCGATCGGTGGGGACTGCCTGGCCGACATCAACCAGGTCCGCACCGATCCGGGTGTGTTCGGGCCGGTGGCCTCCGATCCGACGGTGTCACGGCTGGTCTCGACGTTGGCCGCCGATGCCACCACAGCTTTGGCGGCGATCAACACCGCACGCGCAGCCGCGCGTGCGACGGCGTGGTCCGCTGCCGGTGAGGGTGCCCCTGATCATGGCCGTGATGCCCGTGCACCGCTGATCATCGATCTCGATGCCACGTTGGTGACCGCCCATTCGGAGAAGCAGCAGGCCACCGCGACGTGGAAGAAAGGATTCGGGTTCCACCCGTTGTGCGCGTTCGTCGACCACCAGGGCGAGGGTACCGGTGAACCCCTGGCAATCGAGCTACGCCCGGGCAACGCTGGTTCCAACACCGCCGCCGACCACATCACCGTCGTCGAACAAGCGTTGACACAGATCCGGGGCACCGGCGGGTATCGGGTGGGTAAAAGCGTGTTGATCCGCACCGATTCCGCTGGTGGCACACACGATTTCCTGGACTACCTGACCCGTCGGCGCCTGTCCTATTCGGTCGGGTTCGGGCTGACCGAGACCATCGCCACCGTCATCGACCGCCTCCAACCTGCGGCGTGGACACCGGCCTATGACAGCGACGGCACCGAACGCGACGGGGCGTGGGTGGCTGAGCTGACCGGCGTGCTCGACCTGTCGGGTTGGCCCGACGGTATACGCGTGATCGTACGCAAAGAACACCCGCATCCAGGGGCGCAACTGCGCTACACCGACTCCGACGGAATGCGGTTGACCGCTTTCGCCACGAACACCACCACAGGTCAGCTCGCCGCACTGGAACTGCGCCACCGTCGTCGTGCCCGCTGCGAGGACCGCATCCGCAACGCGAAAGACTGTGGCCTGACAAACCTTCCATTGCACGGCTTCGACCAGAACCGCATCTGGTGCGCCATAGTCATGCTCGCCTGCGAACTGATCGCCTGGACCCAACTCCTCGGATTCGACGGCACCACCGCACGCCGTTGGGAACCGAAAAAACTACGACTGCACCTGTTCTCCATCGCCGCCAAGACCACCCGACACGCCCGACGCACCCGACTCAAACTCGCCACACACGCACCCGGCATACACCTACTACTGGCCGCACTCACCCGGCTGGACACCCTACCCAACCCCCGCTGACCACCCAACCAACCCGACCAACCAACACCGAAAGGACCACATTTCGGGGCCGTGAACCCCAACGCCCACCGACGCCTCGGCACACTCCTCACGGCCTCGGCCCGAAGTCAGGTCCCCAGACCACCCAATCGGGCCATCGGCAACCGACCGCCACCCCACAAAATTTTGAGGCTAACGCCAAGTTGGAGACCACCCAGACAGCCCTCGATATCATGGGAAGAGCGCACGCGCTCTTGGAGCAGATCTCCAAGAGCGCGGATTCCGAACCCAAACGCGGCAAGCGGTGATGACCGCGTTCGCCGACCTGATCGCCGCCGGCACCACCGGGCGTACCGCTGCCCGGTTGACGGGCCTGTCGCGAGTCACCATGTCCCGCCGCGCCTCCACACCCGTCGCCAGCGATGAGCTCTGTGATGCTGTGGCACAACGGGTTCGCGACCGTGTGGAGCCGGTGAACAGACTCGATGAGGTCGAACGTGCGGCGGTGGTGGCGGTGCCCAACAGTGACCGTTTCGTCGACGCGACACCCACCCAGGTGTATGCCACCCTGCTCGGCGAGGGCCGCTACCTGTGTTCGATCTCCACGATGTATCGCATCTTGGGTGAGAACAAGCAGGTCAAAGAACGCCGCCGGTTGGCCACGCATCGGTCGACGGCGATCCCGGAACTGGTGGCGACCGCGCCGCAGCAGGTCTACACCTGGGACATCACCAAACTGGCCGGCCCGGCACACGGGGTGTACTACGACGCGTACGTGATGATCGACATCTACTCCCACTACATCGTCGGAGTGCACGTCCACGCCCATGAATCCGGTCCGCTGGCGAAGGAAATGATGCAAGAGGTGTTTGCCATCCAAGGCATCCCGCAGGTGGTGCACGCCGATCGCGGGACCTCGATGACCTCGAAGACGGTGCCCGAGTTGCTCGCCGACCTGCACGTCACCAAATCGCATTCCCGACCGCACGTGTCCAATGACAACCCGTACAGCGAAGCCTGGTTCAAGACAATGAAATACGCGCCGGTATTCCCGACCCGATTCGGGTCGCTCCAACACGCGCGAAAGTTCATGGCCGAGTTCGTGGAGTGGTACAACCACGCCCACCACCACAGCGGTATCGGTCTGCACACGCCCGCCGACGTGCACTACGGCCATGCACCGACCGTTGCCGCGCTACGCTCGGACACTCTCGCCCAGGCCCGCCAAACCACGCCCGCACGATTCAGCGGTGCAAACGACCCCGCCCCGAAGATCCTCGAGATGCCCGAAGCAGCATGGATCAACCAACCCGAACAGGAGGACCGAGAACCGACAAATCCGGCAGCCGCTTAACACCCGCTGGTCTCAAACCCCTTGACAAGTTCCGACTCCGGCAACGCACTACCCGAACGGGTACATCCGGTCCGGGACCGTGGTCGGGATCGTCGAGGCGACCGGTAAGGCCGGCCCCTACGATCCGGGCGCATCCAACGGCACCGAGGACGCGGCCGGGATTCTGTTCGCCGATTGCCGGGTGATCCGGTCAAACGGCACCACCGCCACCCATGTCGGTTCCGGGGTGCTGGTGCACGGGTTCGTCGACGCGGCCAAGCTGCCGTTCCCGATCGACGCGGCCGGCGCCGCCGACCTGGTCCAGATCCGGTTCGAGAACCTCGTTTCGGGTTCCTAGGGAGGGTATGAATCATGGCACTGTTTTTCGACGGGCCCGTCCCGCTCGATGCGATCACCACGTTCGCGCAGAATGTTCCGTCGCCGTCGAACACGCAGCTTACGCAGCTGTTTCCGAAGAAGTTCGTCGATACCGACGAGGTTGAATTTCGCGACCCTCGTGCACACCAACCGGACGGTGAAGTTCCGCAATTGGGATGCTCCGCCCGCCGGTCATCCTCGGCCGCGATGCGGGCGCCGACAAGCGGGGTCAAAATCCTCCCGCTCGGTGGTGGGCTGTCGCAGGGCGAGTACGAGCGCCGGCAGATCGAGTTCGCCCGCAATGGTGGCACTCTGGCGTCGGTGCTCGTGGATGCTGTGTACAACGACATTCAGAACCTGACCGCCGCGATCCACAACCGGATCGGACTCGCCTGGGGTGATGCGCTCACCGACGGCATCGTGTCCCTGGCCGAGAACAACGTGTGCCAGGAAGTCGACGCGATCGTCGCTGACACCTACGAGGAAATGCCGACATGAGTGGGTAGCCGGTCGCCGGACCGGATCCAACCAAGTATACCAACGACGAGACGCACGGGGACTGACGCGCTGTCGGAGTCCATCGCGGGGATCACCGCACCGATTCTGATGCCGTGAAGCCGGAAGTGGACCTGTAGCAACAGCGCAAGGCGCGGCCGGATCCTCAGCACGCGCCACGGACCGCACCTACATCGATGTTCATCCAAGCTGACGGTCCATGTCGTTGTCAGTGGGTAAACCGTGAGTCAGCCCCGAGAACGAGAAAGCCCCTCACCTGTGTATGCAGGTGAGGGGCTTTCTCATGCTCCCCCAACTGGACTCGAACCAGTAACCGTTCGATTAACAGTCGAATGCTCTGCCAATTGAGCTATGGGGGATTGTTTTGATCCCGGTGGCTCCGACTCTCGCCGGTGTCACCCGAACCGAGAGATGACTCTAGCCTATGAACACTCTGGACAACAAAACGCCTGCTCAATACCGATTTTGAGGACCCCGCACCGCAGCTGGGGCCCCGCCCCGACCGCTCCGCCGCCGCGGTCGGCAAGGTGCTGCGGCGAGGTTGCGCAAAGCCCTGCGGGATGACGGTGTCGTCCCGCAGGGCTGCGGAGCTCACGCCCGCGTCGACGCGGGAAAGATGGTGGGGAGTGCGGGGCTTGAACCCGCGACCAATCGATTATGAGTCGACGGCTCTGACCAACTGAGCTAACTCCCCAGGCATCGACACATTACCCGACGACCACGCCTCCTACCCCGCACCCCCGCACCATCGGGTCAGCCGCTGCCCTTCCATTGGCCGACGCTCAGGTGTTTGGTGATCGGATGGTCGGGTGCGATGTCGATCAGCTGTCGCGGTACCCATCCGTCGAGGCTGTCGATATGGCCGAAAGCACAACCCCTCGCCTCCACGGCCGTCACGGTGACGCCGGTCTCACCAGCCCCTCGCACGTGATTTCACACGTCGGGACCTGCACAAACATCGCCGACGCCGCACACTGACAGAACCGGCGACGCCCCGGCCCGGGCGCCCGGTTCAGGAGGGAGACACGATGACGGGACCGATCACATACATCTGGGGGAAAGTCCGCCCGACACCCGATCGCTGCACGGGACGGCACACCTACGCCGGCGGCTGCGTGTACAACTCCGACGATCCGCATCGCCCGATGTTCCCGGAGGAGATCCGCCCGGGCATCCGGTCGTCACAGGCGGCCTGATCCGGGTTCCCGCCGGGCCGGACCCTACCGGCGGCACCGGCCCCCACCGGTGCGTAATGCCTTCGATCCGCACCGCTTTCGGCGCGACTCCGGCAAGTCCGGCACACTTCCTGTGAGTTCGGTCAACCGGCTGGAAAAGGCGGAATCGGTAAGCGTAGCCTTCGCGTCATGCACACTTCCCTCACTTCCGCCCGCCGGGCGGGCGCAGCCGTTCTCGCCGCGGGTATCGCCCTCGGCGGGACAATCGCCGTCGAATCGGTCGCCGATGCCGCTCCGCACGCCGCCATCACCGTGTCCAAGACGCGCAACCTCAACCCGAACGGCGAGTGGATCACGGTCAGCGGCAAGAACTTCTCCGGCAAGAACTTCGGCATCTACGTCGGCCTGGCACAGGACAACAAGTACGGTCCCACCAAGCAGGATTCGTTCGGTGAGACCAAGTGGCTGCGCCCGAACGAGATCCGCGGCGGCAAGTTCAGCACCCGTATCAAGGTGAAGGCCGTGTCGGGCAAGATCAACTGTAAGGTCAACCGCTGCTCGATCCGCACCCTGTCCGCCCACGGCGTGCCCGACCGCACTCAGGACACCAAGGCGCCGGTCAGCTTCCGCCCGTTCTGATCCCGCCCGGTCCGCCCCTCGGGCGACGAGCCCGTCGGGTGTCCCCGGAATACCGGCGCGTGTCCCCGGAACACCGGCGCGTGTCCCGGAGATGCCCGGCGGCGGGTCAGTCCTGGTCGAGCAGGCTGCGCCGGTACGACTCGAGGGCCACCAGATCACCGAAGACGGCGTTGTATCCGTCGGGGTCGTCCCCCGGTGACATCCGCCGCAGCCGTGACTTGATGTCGGCGATCTGCGCGCCCACCCATACCTCCTGCAGCCGGGCGAGCACGCTGGTGACATAGCGCGGTACGGCCGATTCCTCGACCGCCATCGACTCCACCGCCAGCTCGGTCACCAACGACGCGACCACCGGGTCATCGATGTGCTGGGTGACCGCGTCGGTCCACCCCACCCCGCTCAGGCCCACCGCACATCCGCCCGCCTGCGCGATCGCCGCCCGGATCAGAGCGTACGACGGGTCGGTGAAGCAGTCCTCGGGCAGTGAATCGAAGATGGTGCCGGCGATTCCCGGGTATTGCAGGGCCGCTTTGAGTCCTTCGCGCTGCGGCCACAGCGCGGGGTCGTCGGCACGCGGGGTGACACCCATCGGCGGGGTGGCCGCCTCCGGCACGGCGGCGCGGCCACGGGTGGGACGCTGGCCCTTGCGTCCGGCTCCCTTGCCGTGAGCCGCGCTTTCCCGGCGCACTCTGCCGAGCACCTGCGCCACGTCTTCCCAGCCCACCCAGCCCGAGAGCTGGCGCGCGTACTCATCGCGCAGGCTCACGTCCTTGATACGTGCCACCACCGGCACCGCGTCGCGCAGCGCGTGGACGCGGCCCTCGGCGGTGTCCAGGTCATGTTCGGACAGCAGCGCCTTGATGGCGAACTCGAACATCGGTACCCGGCGCGCGATCAGATCGCGTACCGCCCCGTCCCCGCCGCGCTGGCGCAGCTCGCACGGGTCCATGCCGTCGGGGGCGATCGCCACGAACGTCTGTCCGGAAATGCTCTGTTCGCCTTCGAAGGCCTTGAGTGCGGCGGCCTTTCCCGCGTCGTCGCCGTCGAAGGTGTAGATCACCTCACCACGGAAGTACGAGTCGTCCATCATCAGTCGGCGGATCAGCGACAGGTGTTCCTCGCCGAATGCGGTGCCGCACGAGGCCACCGCGGTGGTCACTCCGGCCAGGTGCATCGCCATCACGTCGGTGTATCCCTCGACGACCACCACCTGGTGTCCCTTGGCGAT contains:
- a CDS encoding IS256 family transposase, which produces MTAPHIVDPAGLLGQALAEASPDLMRELLQTMINALLSADADAVCGAEWGRRSEERINHRNGYRHRPLDTRVGTIDVAVPKLRSGTYFPEWLLERRKRAESALITVVADCYLAGVSTRRMDKLVKTLGIDSLSKSQVSRMAEDLDEQVAAFCHRRLDEAGPFTFVTADALTIKVRENKQVVKAVVLLATGVNGDGHREVLGMQVATSETKASWNTFFADLVARGLGGVRLVTSDAHAGLVEAIAANLPGAAWQRCRTHYAANLMAVCPKSMWPAVKAMLHSVYDQPTAGAVNAQFDRLLEYTEDRLPEVAEHLGDAREDLLAFAAFPDDVWCQIWSNNPTERLNREIRRRTDVVGIFPNHDAIVRLIGAVLAEQTDEWAEGRRYLGLEVLSRCRLTVTDTDHTPEVNTDPLIQLPA
- a CDS encoding IS1380 family transposase produces the protein MSKSTSPYPSVSVDGSGTGVVSHAGAVVLLRTAHKTGLTSTLSQALAPWRAPMATHDPGKIIADLAVAVAIGGDCLADINQVRTDPGVFGPVASDPTVSRLVSTLAADATTALAAINTARAAARATAWSAAGEGAPDHGRDARAPLIIDLDATLVTAHSEKQQATATWKKGFGFHPLCAFVDHQGEGTGEPLAIELRPGNAGSNTAADHITVVEQALTQIRGTGGYRVGKSVLIRTDSAGGTHDFLDYLTRRRLSYSVGFGLTETIATVIDRLQPAAWTPAYDSDGTERDGAWVAELTGVLDLSGWPDGIRVIVRKEHPHPGAQLRYTDSDGMRLTAFATNTTTGQLAALELRHRRRARCEDRIRNAKDCGLTNLPLHGFDQNRIWCAIVMLACELIAWTQLLGFDGTTARRWEPKKLRLHLFSIAAKTTRHARRTRLKLATHAPGIHLLLAALTRLDTLPNPR
- the dnaG gene encoding DNA primase; this encodes MPGRIPDRDIAAIRERTHIEEIIGDYVALRRAGADSMKGLCPFHDEKSPSFHVRPNRGLFHCFGCGEGGDVFSFLQKQEHVSFVEAVEQLADRIGYRINYEGGGTAIAVSRGTRARLVAANTAAQKFYAEQLQSPAAQKARDYLTERDFDAAAARGFGCGYAPDGWDVMTKALLSQGFTFEELKEAGLSTEGRRGPVDRFRRRLLWPIRNLGGDVIGFGARKLFDDDNLGKYMNTPETMLYKKSQVLFGLDHAKKNIAKGHQVVVVEGYTDVMAMHLAGVTTAVASCGTAFGEEHLSLIRRLMMDDSYFRGEVIYTFDGDDAGKAAALKAFEGEQSISGQTFVAIAPDGMDPCELRQRGGDGAVRDLIARRVPMFEFAIKALLSEHDLDTAEGRVHALRDAVPVVARIKDVSLRDEYARQLSGWVGWEDVAQVLGRVRRESAAHGKGAGRKGQRPTRGRAAVPEAATPPMGVTPRADDPALWPQREGLKAALQYPGIAGTIFDSLPEDCFTDPSYALIRAAIAQAGGCAVGLSGVGWTDAVTQHIDDPVVASLVTELAVESMAVEESAVPRYVTSVLARLQEVWVGAQIADIKSRLRRMSPGDDPDGYNAVFGDLVALESYRRSLLDQD
- a CDS encoding head decoration protein, which gives rise to MRSGTVVGIVEATGKAGPYDPGASNGTEDAAGILFADCRVIRSNGTTATHVGSGVLVHGFVDAAKLPFPIDAAGAADLVQIRFENLVSGS